In Oryzias latipes chromosome 6, ASM223467v1, the sequence CAACCAGCTGGCAGCCAAAGCGCTGCTGGACCAGAAGAAACAGGACAGACGGGTCCAGGACTTTCTGCAGCGCTGTCTTGAGTCCCCCTTTAGCAGGAAGTTGGACCTTTGGAGCTTCCTTGACATTCCACGTTCACGCCTGGTGAAATATCCGCTGTTGCTGCGGGAAATCCTCAGACATACGCCTCCCGATCACCCAGATGTGACCAGCCTGGAGAAAGCAGTATGTTCcaccatttttctttcattttgaatgatatTTTTTGGTCCTTTTactaatgtttattattatgttaTCCAGATCGCAATAATCCAGGAGATTCTGTCAGACATCAACGTGAGAAAGGGAGAGTCTGAATGCCAGTATTACATAGATAAGTTGGAGTATCTGGATGAGAAGCAGCGGGACCCTCTCATTGATAACTGCAAGACGCTGCTGTGTCACGGCGAGCTGCGCACAAAGAGTGGTTCGGTAGGGGGCTTTCCTATTATCTTTTGATTTctgtgaaaacttttttttcttttgctaactTCTGCTACCTCCTTTCCTGTTTTCAGAGGCTACACGTATTtctcttctctgagctgctGGTTCTGACCCGACCAGTAACCCGAAACGACAAGAGCTGCTTCCAGGTGTGCCGTCGGCCCATTCCTGTGAAAGATCTGGCTCTGGAAGACCTGCAGGATGGAGAGATCCGCATGGGGGGGTCCTTCAGAGGGGCCTTTACCAACGGAGAAAAGGGTGAGCTGAGCTGCACTCCGCCTGAATTATAATGCCGGTTTTCTCCTAAATGCTTAATCGAAAGAATTAACTTCTGCGGTCTGCACAAACATCTTTGAGTCTTTGTCACATTTGAGACAacgttttgtctttaaaaatgtttaaaaaagtaattttttgatTGATATAAATATAAGTAATCTTTTCTTAAGATGACGTTCACACCACATGTGATTCAGACTAACTTTTGGGTATTACTGCGTACTGTAGGATTGTTTTTCAGATCTTATCAACCTTTGAAAGTCATTGTAAGTTCCGCAAACCTTTTAGACTGAAAATGCCTGTTATGTCAGAGGACAAAATAATGATTACCTTCAGaagtacaaaaaaatcaaattaggaTTGAAGTATGTCTTTGTTTCTTCAGTGATTAAGTAAAGCTACACAAACACCAACGTTTCCACAGATTAGTTCttaataaaaatcacatttattccTCTAACTGCAACTTTAAGATTGTTCTACAGTTCTTACATTtacattccaatgaaaatggtgtttttagcatgttcctgtggtatttttctcacgatggggGATATGAAAGAGGAAAATGaaccttaaaattgcatttctgagtatttctttattcaaatcgtggggaacagacagacaaaaaatgcaggtGGAGCTACAGTCAGTGGGCCACAacatctctgctctgctccattctgatgcatccacttccacacatcttcgttttcctcgtctgagctggcatctgatgcaaaactgtatgactggagAGCTCTGACATTGTTAacctaatgttaggttggtgttGTAGCTAGCTGGAAGCTAGCGGGACAGCTTGTAATATGAcaggtgatgggaagtggggtggGGTTACCCTAcgccaacagttccgcccacaactcagaggcgcaTTTCTACTAAACTACTGCCActttgcaaaaactatgtccatgattttggctaaaaacggcataatcataattagaagaccactggaaacgctttgaaaataaatgaaaagatgattggagtgggactttaaacaaacGTGCATTCACTCAGACTTTTTGTTCCTAATCTCCAAGAAGCTATCACTCCAGATAATCTTTGTAATGGGActaaaagtcaaactttttaCCTCAGTCATCGTTGTTAGGCTAATCTTtaacatatttctgtttttacatgCAAACTGCAGAACCTCTTTTGTATGTCGAGACTAAATGATGCAAAAGATAAGTGAATGATTTGACAATGTTTGTAAAAAGGAAGCAATAAACTATGATAGCATTTTTGATTTTAGAAAGATGTTGCCACTGGCATTAAAATTAGAAGATATTTGATTGCAATTCTGCATGTTAAACAGGAGTGAACAGAACATTTTACTTGGGtataaaggttaaaaataacaacagtGGAATATTCTAGTAAGACGATACACTCTAAGTGGAGAAGTTTTGAAAGATAATAGCGGTATAGAAACATTTTCCTGTTGGTTtaggtttttgtttctgtctttctctgCCTCTGGTTTTGGTGAACTGTTAAAATAGTTATCTGCTCTCTCAATCTTCTACTTGTGGTGCGAGGCAGGAAGTCTATGTTTGAAGGagctttttcacagaaaacagtaaaataatttttatgacAGCAAAATAAGCCATGTTTAAGTTAAATCTTGGctcagaaattaaataaaaacagcttttacctGAAATATAATCATAGTGGGCTCAGTAAAATAAGATATTAAATATATGCTATTGAAATTGTATGTTTACAGAGACGAGGAAGGTTTAGtgattttgcttgtttgttcagAAATCACTTTAATTTTGGCCCATAAATATTAATGTATGACATGACGCAGTTTCACATCATCTGAACTCCCCCTTCCTGTCTGTGTTTCTAGCTAAGAATGTTTTCCGAGTGAGCTCCATGGATGCTTCCCACTGCCAGTCCCACACCCTGCATGTCAGCGATGTTTACCACAAGCAGCAGTGGCTCAACTGCCTACGCACGGCGATAGCCCAACAGCAAGGGGCCTCGCCTGATGTCCAGGAGGGGGAAGCCGTCCCGgcaaagcgccgctccgctgccaGGATCTGCGATGTAAATACAGACGAGAACTGTCCACCCGCCTCAGGTCCCAAACTCAGACGTCAGACGCTCTCCAAAAGCAGACTGGACCAGAAGTTACACGAGTCACAGAAGAGAAAGGAAACTAAAGTTTAAGTGTTTACTCTTTACAAGACCTATGCTTCCAAATATTCTTTTTCCTTATCAGTAAGTTTTAAAGCAGCCAATTTGTATTTTGCTGTATCTTTCTAGCTGCACTGAAAATCCGTTTCAATCATCTCCGTCCTGATGGATACGAAGTGTTTCTGCTTCAATTGTGTTAATAGtttacaaaaagcaaaagatgcCACTTGCCAGTCTGTGTAATCCAGTTACACGTGTGTAAAATTAGTATCTCGTGTGTGTTAACAATTTTTATACCACTTGTAGTGtttatgttttacatttattccatgatgtgttttttttaaccaatttggTAAATGTACAATCATGTATAATGTTAACAGGGCTGAAATAAGGAAGTTGAGGTGTTGCAACATCTGTGTTtccctaaaaaagaaaagcccctGAGTGACACAGCtctaaaaaatgttcagatttaATTCAGGATTATGAGTGAAATTCAACTGAAAAGTCTGACTCCAGACATGAAATaagtacaaacattttttacaagtatgtatttagcaaaaatgtgttggtaaaaggaaaaaaaagagaagtaaaGCACTGTTTACTCTGTTGTACTAAGTTTAactgtctgtgtgggttttttttattgcagcaaACATACCTTTGACTTGATTCTGACAACTCAGTCACTTACCTCCtgctatttttttctgcttttcagctctgtgtcacaacacttttaaaacagacCAACCACATTAGCAGCTGCTCTTCTTTTAAATCCAAATGACACGTCTTTTTAAACTCGGAATGAAAAGTTAACAAATATGGAGCacaatttctgttttatgtgtaaaaaagtttaaaactggtgaaataaaatgttcatgttctCATAAAATCAGAGCTAAGACTACTGCTTTTTATGGCTTTTAACCCTTAGCATAACTTAGTAAGTAGCCTGCACCTGAAGTTTATATTATTAAGTATAATTGAGTATAAGTACAGCATGTCCACTATAGACCATGTACATGTAGTACtgtatactaactgaatacttcctcagactaaattggaacattttaagtttacaatatataagtagtatataaaaagtaaacttcaaatgAACTGCTTCACTTTTACTATAGACTAAGTATATTTGTACtacacgtaacccttgtgctgtcctaggcactttaacattgggagttgggtcatctagacccactagaccagaggTGGCTGagcctggtcctcaagagcctcaaccctgtctgttttccggTTCTCCCTTGACTGCTTAATgctgataaccaaaatcaggtgtgtttagtaaatcaggatgtgaaatcacttgagtcagctaaTCAACAGGAAGCTgattaaggagagctggaaaacaggcagggttgaggctcttgaggaccagggttagccacccctgcactagacagtgctctgaaccttttttttttaaataatttgtgatcttcactggtgtccatggattacatgaaatctttccacctttatccacctttgtcatggtagggagaacacgtcactgcaagggtggggtcatctaagaaagcacagGGGTTAAATAGGCTATTTTTTGTTAAGGGTAAACTACAGCCAGGCCTTACATTTCTTTCAGTGAAGCCTGTCAGGTACATAACAGCACCAGGGGCAATGGGAGGAGGGGGCATGACAACAGGGTCTGCTTTACATACCGATAAGGGTAATTTGGCATGTAAGAAAACTAagtcatctgtttttttagatgttctggatgtaattttttgttttgtcgttCTTAAatttaattgcttttagattttcttttaaagaggaATAACACAAGTTCTATATAAGTTGTTTCATAATTTAGTCAGAGGAAGTATTGTCCTTTTCAATGCCCTTAAAAGTCTGACACATTACTATCTATCAAGTAACTACACTTTAAAATTATCAATGTGGCcagacacacctgtgcaataacaATACACGCAATCTTGATATGGTACGCCTGTGATGGATAGAGTATCAACAAAGGAAAAGTGCAAATGTGTGATCAATATTTAAGAGGAAAGCGCCTCTGTGGAGATGGAAGAACTTTTTAACTCTTTGCTCTctgcttttatctttttaaagacccaatccgatcatctttttgatctattttaaaactgttcagTGATCTGGCAATGTCATgtcatttttaagcaaaaattaagaaaaaaacctgtgtaattttctaggatatagtttctgctcACTGGCAGTAGCTCAacagaaatttgcctttgagttgtgggtgggaccgttggtgtggagcaaccccgcccctcttcctcttcctttgACTGAGAACTCtgtttctgtgcttttcctgcaagcttacagcccctcacacctaaTATTATAGGCGCCACAAAAAGGGCGCTACacgtattttttctttttttcttcaatgatttgtgatcttcactggtgtccatggattacatgaaatctttccacctttatctacctttgtcatggtggggagaacatgtcaatgtaagggtggggtcatctaagataacacaagggttaagtgcatttgtttttcttccatttcaCTTCTTGGTTTCTCCACTGTAAATCTACAAGTACAAAATATGCTTTCACTGCGAGCCATAGGGGCCTCAGAGACAGGATCAGCCAGTGGACTAACAATATTTGTAAGTCGCAGCACCGGTTTTTCTTCAATCATATGTAAATGATAAGAAGATACTACTGGAGGAGCAGTTTAGAGCTGCTTCGGTCAAAGTTACAATAGTTAATCTAAAACAAATGGATGTTCTGTTGCCTGCACTAGCATCAAATACCTTAACACCGTTTGAAGTCATTATCTAAACCCCTGCTGTCCAACAGCAACAGCTGTGGTTGATGCATGCTATAAGACACTAAACAGACCCTTAAAAAACCAGGCTGACTGTTGCTGGCTGTCTTATTCCCCTTCCTGTGTAAATGTCTTCAGCTCAGTGAAACCTCTCCCTGTGATTGGTCATGTTTCTGCTCCTACTCCAGCAGATCACA encodes:
- the LOC101174345 gene encoding neuroepithelial cell-transforming gene 1 protein — encoded protein: MDDTDDICPRTVENNKRTLRKMSTRTSTTSIISAAESSPPKPRSNSKKPPLQRGSSFTFLTPGTPWDFTLKRKRKEKDDDTISLSSFDLKEPSNKRVRPLAKVSSLVNLMSPSKNGAVRRFGQTIQSLRADTKSPGTTLKGNSRSSGPTPTKRRNSTLWSETLDIHQKSTFSTKEIKRQEAIYELFRGEQDLIEDLQLARKAYHDPMLKLSIMTEEELAHIFGDLDAYIPLHEDLLIKLTEETGSDGTVAQIGQIVIDWLPGLNAYRNYCSNQLAAKALLDQKKQDRRVQDFLQRCLESPFSRKLDLWSFLDIPRSRLVKYPLLLREILRHTPPDHPDVTSLEKAIAIIQEILSDINVRKGESECQYYIDKLEYLDEKQRDPLIDNCKTLLCHGELRTKSGSRLHVFLFSELLVLTRPVTRNDKSCFQVCRRPIPVKDLALEDLQDGEIRMGGSFRGAFTNGEKAKNVFRVSSMDASHCQSHTLHVSDVYHKQQWLNCLRTAIAQQQGASPDVQEGEAVPAKRRSAARICDVNTDENCPPASGPKLRRQTLSKSRLDQKLHESQKRKETKV